DNA from Eucalyptus grandis isolate ANBG69807.140 chromosome 5, ASM1654582v1, whole genome shotgun sequence:
ATGATGTTTGTGCTCAATTTTGAGCCATAATTGATAGAGTCGAGGGTCACCTAGTCTAGCGCAATTAAGTTCGAGAATCGaggctcatcatcttctttagaTTTGGCTTGCTTAAGATCGCGTGACCTCAGTGGCTCTCATTGTGTTCTCGTGATGCTTACAAGCGAAATCTGACCTATCTGAGGTCATGTGATCTCGGCATTGATTCACCTAGGGTTGCGTGACGTCTATGATAGATAAATGTGCATTATCCTaacgccctcctcctcctccctccacCAACTCTCCTCCCTGCCTCTCCACCATAGAAACCTGCATCTTGCCAATGAGTTCCACCGCCATGGAGAAGTTGCCATTTCCAGATCCGAAGGCCGCGGCCTCATTGGCCGATTGGAAGGTCAAAATGGCGCCAAACTCCGCCATAAACGACGAGCTCTAAATCTGCATCGAGctctgtgtgtgtgtttgtgtgtgtgtgagtgagtgagagagagagagagagagagagagagagagagagagagagcagggaaGGATTTGAGTATTCTGGGTTGTTGGGTGTGAATGAGCTCCAGATAAAATTCAATGTGTCAACGTCTAGTACAAAAGACAATATATGGGACTTGCTGAGGAGATTTTCAAAGCATGACTAGACATTTCAACAAGTGTTTACTCTTTCCCAATTGTAATTTTTCTACTTTGGGTATTTAATCTACATGAAATTGCCCTTAAAGCAAGCATATAGAATTTGTCAAGAAGTACATTTCTCCTCTCATTTAAGTCCAAAAAAGTAGAAGCAATTTTCTGttatcttttgattttcttttgaagcccTTGTCATTTTTCACATATTAGGACCACGCAAATTATTTGAGCTACCTAACCTTATATGAAACAAGAGATCATACGTCCTTCGTTGAATTTTGCCACCAATATGCACTTGATGTGACATGATTCTAGCTGACCTATCCTCACTGTCATCAACTAAAATGGTTTCATTTGGGGGAGTTTTTTTCCATAGTGAACAAATGTCAAAGCTATTACATATCTAATTAATCTCTAAAAGTTAGGACTGTTTAAGTTGATATTGAGACAAACATAAGCACaagattgattataattgatgaTTTGAAGCACCCTTGTGCACTTGAATGGCATATGTacataatttcaaattaagAGAGCTAATGATATGAGCATATGGCATATGtacataatttcaaattgagagAGCTAATGATATGAGCATATTTTTTGTCCAGTGGAAAGTTTTTGTCACGccgattttcttgttttttctttaatgatgGTTCAACATTCATTTGGGATTCGTAAGATATGCTGATCATATAAAGGTAATTTTGTTGCTTATGTGCTTTGTAGTGGAGTCACTAGCTCCTTGCAATGCGCCGCACATTTGTTGACGAAGTGTAGAGATTTGACATTTTCATGTTGACTTTAGGTAAGTCCACTGTAGACGAGTTTGGTTGTGTTTATTCCCGGTAAATGCCTTTCAAATATCTAACACTACATGAAAATATGTAGGGCGTTTTCGGACTTTTTGTCTCCCCATTGTGCCCCTCACAACTTGCACCCTTTGAAATTACAATGGAAACCCCCTCTTTTTCATTATTCATAATATGTAAAATCAAGACTGTCCTTTCACTATACAGTTATTGAACCACGAGCATTCTCCATTTCCCTTACCACTAGCAATCAACATTTTCTGATTTGACAATGAGAAATtgttcaaggcgtcatcttcaGTTTCGTCTCTCTCGAGAGCGAAAGGCAAGTCTCCATTGGGCAACCATCACTGCTTATAAACTTGAACCTACCAAATCTGTTCATGACCGGAAGAAAACATAGatgaagatttgaacaagtgCGATTAAAGAATTGATGGGCGAGTGATCTGCACCATTCGACGGAAGTCTCTTGTTACTTCCATGTTGAAGCCACCCGTGCATGCTCAACCTTGACATTATTTCAATGGCATTCTTTGGGCAGCATCAAGTAGTAGCATTGAGTTCAGGACGTGGGTGAGAGATAGATTACAAAATTAGGACCCAAGGAAGGGGTTCTTTGTTAGTAATATTAGGATATTTAGTTGATTCCACACATTTCAAAAGATTATGCATATATCTCCTTCAATAAAGCatatcattgattgattatatttaatattatgtGTATCTTATAATTTTAGATAGCCGTCTCATATAGCCTATAAATAGGGTAAAGTAATCTTCATTATAATACAATCGAAGTATAGAGAAATTTCATATTCCTATCTCCcgtatattatttttatttatttattcaactTTCTTCACAGAGTGGCCATAAAAAAAGGGCAAGAGCAGCTCCATGGGCTTTTCACTGTTCAAAGGACCAAAAAAGCACATAGGATTGAAGCCCAAGCCTCCGAGGTTTTCTTGGCTTTTGAGTCGGcaatgggaaaaaggaaaggggcaTCTCCGCTTTTTGACTGCTTTTAATCATCTTGCCTTCGGCTCGCCATCGCTGTCCATGGAGCAGCCTTCAGCTTCAAGATTCGGCGGAGCTTTCTCCATGATTCGACTGGGCCCGCACCTGTTGAAAATAAATTCGCCATTGACATTTGACAAGGACTAGCCGTTGGGAAGAGGCCACCGAGGCAGAGCAATCAAGCTCCGTCTGAAACAGAGCAAGTGAGCGGAGAGTTCAGTGGTGGGTAAGAAAACGGTGGCGAGAACCCATCAAGATCCTTGCACCCTCGATCGGAAATCCGAAATCTCGACGAAACATCGCAAACTCAGAAGAACCCAGAAGAACCCAGAAGATCGCAGAGCAGAGCAAGCTCCGTCTGAAACAGAGCAAAAGCAGAGAGAGTTGGTGTAGAACTGTAGACACTGTGCAAGAACCCAACGAAATCCTCACACCCACAATCGCAAATCTGAAAATTCTTGACGAAACAGCGCAAAcccggaagaagaagaccaaggaggaggaggaatccaTGGCCGATTTCTCCCACCTTTCCGACACCGACGACTCCGCCGTCGAAGACCTCGTTTCCCAGGCCAAGGACCTCTGCGTCCTCGAGCAGGTCGCCGCCATCAACTGCTCCTCCTTCGCCGCCGACGACTCCATCTTGCCCTCCGACCTCGAGTCCCGCTTCCGCAAGCTCAAGTCCTTCCCTGTCTCCAAACCCCAGACCGCGCTCCAGAGCTCGAGCTACCGCAAGACGGAGCCGGCGCTTGACGAGGAGGCTCGGCCTAAACCGGGCGCGAAGCCGGAGGATCCGCGGGGAAATGGGCGCCGCGACTCGTCGGGTTCCGATTCGTGGAATTCGTCCGCGGAGGACGCGATTTTCTCGCCGCCGAAGGGGAACCCGGAAGAGAAATCGCCTCGGGATTCCGCCACAACGCACGATCCAGTGTATTCACCGACGTATCATTACGATTCCCGGAAGAAGTCGAagtcgccatcgccatcgccccCGAGAAAGGGCGGCTGCTTCTGGTGCTCGCCAAAGAAGCCGACGCCGAGGAAGCGGGACGAATCTAGGGCTATCGAGAAGGCGATGAGCAGGAGCTTTAAATGGATGGAGGAGGACGAGGTATTGTCGGATTTGGGGGGCTTCTCCGTGAAAGAGCAGCAGAAGTTGCTGAAGAAGGcaatgaaggaggaagagaggataACCCGTGAGGCGGAGAAGATCGCGAGGATGGCGAGGCAAGCGTCAGCAAGGATGATGACCACTTCAAGCGACGATGATTGAATGAAGATCTCGTGTAGTTTTGGCCAAACTTGGGTGAATGCATAAATGCAATCTTGATGCGGTATACGTGAAGGGCCATAGGAGTAATGCAATGTTGTGCGCTGGACAGGGTTTTCCATGTTTTGCTTGAGTTCTGCTTGTGAAATTGCTAATGCAATACAAAGATAAAGTCTTTTCTTGTTAAACTTGTAAAGAAGTCTCTTTTCTTATTGATGACTCCCACAAATTTCCTAAGAACTTCTCTGTTGCTTGTTACAACTTATATGCCATCTTTAGAGAAGAGCTTAAGGGGTGGTTGAATTGGTGAAAATGTGGGCTTTCGATCATCTACAGACCAAGCTCAAAGAGATTGCTGAGTTGGATGGAATAATGAAGAGAGCCCGTCCTCATTGTGATTTTTCACTTGGCTGATGATCTTGTCTTGATTGCTTGTAGCAGATTGAATCTCTATTGGGTTTCGGGGAGATAGTGAATTCTATTATGTGCCTTGGTGCATTCTAGTGCGCTTCTGCTCTCAGGCTTGGTAAAGCATTACCAGGAAGTCTGGACAGCACTCCTTTGGTCTTTGCTCGCAATAATAGCATGGACTGAACTACAGTCGATGTAAAGACTGCTGACGATATTGTGGTATGCTGAGCAAAGTTCCCTCCTTCTGGCAGTTCCTAAGACGGAAAAAACCCAAGATCATCACACAAATAGAAATGTCGCCATGGATACAGAGAACGGCATTGATCCTTGAGGAACACATTGTTTTCTCTTGCCATGATGTTATCTTGGAACCTGAAAACAGGAATGCTATCGGGAAGATCTGGGAATTCATGGTTCACCATTCGCAGAAGCTTCCTGTAGCTGAATCTGCAATAATGCGCGTCCATTGCAGGCATGGGATTCATTGAAGGATTTCCAATGCTGAATCAGGGTAATTCTTAAGAACAAGTGGTCTTTGTTATCGAAGAATATCCACATGAAGAACAATTCAGAATCAACTTGGCTTCCCTCTATCCAAAAGACGCACTTCTCTATTAACAAAGTCTAACAAACCACCAAGCTTCTTATAGGCAGAGTAGGCATCTGAGCTGTACATGAGATTGATTAATAGTACTAGTGCCTGTGTTCTGCTTATGGCACCAAGTTCAACCTACGATTTTGCCTTCCTTTGATGATTACTGTCCTACAAGTTATAACCCATTGATTTCCTCAAATTAAGCACAACAGAATTCAAGAACCAATAGAATTGATACacaaaaatgaaacaatttGTTGAATTTATGAACAGATTGATGTATGATTAGCTAGCTATATAACCATAAGACCGTTACTTGGCATCCTTTTCCTCTGGGATGGAAACCTTCATCCGTGCTGATTCCTGCCTCACCCACATGTCCACCTTCTCAGCCTCCCTCCTCGCTCTGTCCTCCTCTTCCCGCGCGATCTTCAACCTCCTCTCCTGTTCCTGCACTGAGAACGTGCTCACGTCCGACAGCATGTCCTCATTCTTTCCCCAGCTCTGGCTTTCCAGGTCCGATCTCGAAACCCCTTTCCCCCGTCTCTTCCTTCGTTCATCCTTTGCCGGCATGAAGGAGAAGCAGCAAATCAGCCTCGGCGGCGGTGACACCGGCTCCATCAGATGAAAGTTAAGAACAGAGGAAAGCACTAAACCAGGTTAAACGATTTACGCTCTTGCATCAAGCTCGGTTAATGGATTGCCTCCTGACCTTGTGCATATGCCTCCGGGGATGTCTGATGTGGAGAAGTTCGATTGGAGAAAGTGAAGCAGACCGTGGAATATTCGCAATCTCAAGGAGATAATCTCTTTCCTGAAGAGGACATTGCCAAATTGTGCTCCTCCCGGATTGCTTGTTGATGGCCATAATGACGAGCTTAGGGGCCCCGCTGAACGCAAAAGTCAATATCATCCATTCATCATCTTCCATATTCTCTGGTAAGGATTGGTCAATGAAATTGGCATGCTGAGTGGAAGTTGGTGACCAGTTCATATCAATCTCTAACAGTTTAATCTTGTTTATAAACAAATAGCGAATGTATAAATATTTTGGCATCTTGCGTGCAAAAATAGAATTCATTATTAGCATATACaataagaatttaaaattaGGGGTGTGCTTTAGTCTATTCTCACTTGGTTTGGTCTGATTCCTAGATTCCAACTGGACTGATGGACCGATCCGTattacttaatttttcttttaatttttttttaatttaaagtaaactCTGAACTAGTATATTAGGTTTCAATATTCACAAAAATAGAGTAATGACGGATATATATGGGAAAGCAAACCTACGCATTCCTCCATAACTTTGTCCAGTTGGCCATCAATTAAGGCCTCGAAcacataaatatttatttaataaattaattgaaattaaagcttttcattttctttttttaatgttgtgAAACTCCCActtgtaaaaaaagaaaaatataaaaatagatcACAATTTCGAGACCGGCCTTGTAATTGGTCCAAATCAGTTGTTCAGTTCCAAGACTGGGCAACTAATTCCCAGTTCTACAAATTGAAAGTTGACCCCATCAGATCTCGTTTCAGATTCTAAGATGAGAATCAATTCACGCTAAAACTGATTGcctataataaaattttcttacAAATTTGACACTTCGACTCTACATAATCAGAGATACCTTCTCCTCTTCGCCAGAATTATTTTTTGGTCTGGCTCATTGCAAGAATTGTCTCTGTTGTATTCTCCGCAAAGTGGGCTGCCACATCCTATCCCTCTTACTTATTTCTCTCCATGATGATTTATAATATATAGGGAATTTGTAAATGCTATTGGATGTGTGATTGGAAAAGTAAATGCAGTCGATATGCTATGCTACTCGTACGGATTTATATTTGACTATAAAATATCACAACTCATGTTTTGcgctttcatttttttaaagtgtGCCTTGCACAGTATGTTCGATAATAAGCCAATCTAAAACATTCGGCTTTAGTTGATAAATTTTTAGACGACATTCTCAAATATCATTGAATTCATCTCAACTCTATAACTATCCCGTACAATGCACGAATTGTCGTCTAGTTAGCATTCATGCAGGAAATTTTCTGGCAAATTATTTCCTCAAATTTGATCATATTGTGAATTCATTTTGGATTATCTCAAATCTTCACCGTCGTACCTTTTTCCCTAACATGTGCAATTTTTCTTAACTATGAGGCAAGGAATCTTCATGTGCATTTTCAGTGGTATATACATAATTGGGTATGGACTAAGGACTTCTTAAGTAAATGTATTGCTTATTATTATGgagattttcattttaattatacTCTCCGGTGCTTATTAATCACTTTTAGGGAAAATCTATGATTTGATCTTGGTTTGGTTATGTGATTTAACAAatcacaaaatgaagaaaattgaaattcaatttgactCTAGTAAATATTTTGATACCATAAATACATCAATGTCTGAAGTCCAAAGATAGTCCATCATATCAAATTATAGCAACTTTCTTTAATATCTCTTTTTGCAATCAAGTCTTTTCCGCCTATTTTTCTCGAAAGAAAAACTAAGGAAAACAATAGAAGTTGAACATGTTTCGTAATCTGTACTTGAGTCTATATGTAAATCTTTAAATTTGCAATCAATAGAAGTTGAACATGTTTGTTAAGCTATACTCAAATCTATATGCTAATCTATAAATTTGCAGCAAGGTTCATGTCCTACCACACAATGTTGGAAAGGggtgtgatttttctttttcttttaatttttggttcAGTTGATGAAATTCTACATTGACTTGCTCATATTAAATACCGAGATGGCTTGAACTCATCCTAAAATTCCCTACTaaacaatattaattaataaaagaacgCATTTGACAAAATTGAGTATTCCAAAAGTTTAGATTGCTAAGGAATAATAGCTCTTGCATGTTTTGTGTATAGCTTAAATTTCCTGTCATGTAAGGGCTGGTATATAGCTTGGAGCACGCCAATTCTGTGTGTTGGTGGTACATATGCTAGAAAAATGCAACAACCTGGTCCAATGTGGGTGCAGAGTGATCATCGGGATGAGAGAGTTTAAACAAGAAAAGGCTACCGGCAAGCTTCAGAATGGTGACGGGTAGTGATGAACTAAATAACATACTGGAACATGGAGATTGTTTCTGAACTATacatgtgaaattgaaattaactcatGAGAAGCTTTTGACGTGGTAACCTTCAGTGATGAAACTCAAATGTTAATGTGCTTAGGTGAGAGCATTAAAAGAATAGGTGATCTTTTGGGAATTGCCTACTTGTATGGCAAATGACAAAACATATAATTTCCCATATTTTCATTCtacataatttgattttcaaggttttgaccaaaaaaatagagttattgtcatgaaaaatctcaaactggtacgcaagtgataaatttacacaaaactaatttttttaacacaaaaaacctcaaactaatacacatatgacaaatttacactatgttattttctattaaattttaccgttaaattattgaattggaTGACACAtgaaagttgatgaatgtttcGGTTTAAGATTTTAACCTTCGtttatcacatgtatattgGTTTGTGATATTTTACGGTATTGatctaatttaatgaatattaacggattataaatttatcacaaatacatcaatttgagattttctatggtaaaaaaaatagtttggtggtcaaaaattagtttattataaatttgtcataaatgtggattaattagtttgagataaatttatcaaaaatatataaatttaatattttttcatggtattaacaaaaaaattgatttttaaagatacATTGAAGTGTTATATTGACActaaattttttctaattagGTGACAAGTGTCTaggatattttttaaataaagtcattttacaaaattttgcaatACTCATAGTTTCATCGTTTTAAAGTGACTTGATATTTTTGAGCTTTACTCAATTGAAGatactttgaaaatttaaaatatctgAAATCAAGGCACAAAATCGTATATGATTTTTAAGTGCTGATGTTCAAGAGCAAAGTTTCTGAACCCAATAAAGCAAAGTTCATGTCAATAGCCATGCTTCCATAATGTATATAttaggaaaattctaaataagagcATGAATtaaaccttatttcaaataagagcttgaataTTCTCATTTTTAGATAAGGGTTTAAatagattttatttcgaataagGGATTAGAGTGACTATGGGCccatttggtttggctttgggaAAATACCTTTGAGAGAATGTaaatacctttgaggtaaatggattttccgaaatgctagactcatttggtaaacatatatttgaaaagccatttAGTGTGACCAAATTAGGTTTTTTAgttctagtatttttaaaattgcaaaaaagaaccaatgactatataaaattttacattttcatgttgagagtaatgcaaaaatatatattagtaaatttatttaaaaattatat
Protein-coding regions in this window:
- the LOC104444200 gene encoding uncharacterized protein LOC104444200 translates to MADFSHLSDTDDSAVEDLVSQAKDLCVLEQVAAINCSSFAADDSILPSDLESRFRKLKSFPVSKPQTALQSSSYRKTEPALDEEARPKPGAKPEDPRGNGRRDSSGSDSWNSSAEDAIFSPPKGNPEEKSPRDSATTHDPVYSPTYHYDSRKKSKSPSPSPPRKGGCFWCSPKKPTPRKRDESRAIEKAMSRSFKWMEEDEVLSDLGGFSVKEQQKLLKKAMKEEERITREAEKIARMARQASARMMTTSSDDD
- the LOC104444201 gene encoding uncharacterized protein LOC104444201 isoform X4, with translation MAINKQSGRSTIWQCPLQERDYLLEIANIPRSASLSPIELLHIRHPRRHMHKDERRKRRGKGVSRSDLESQSWGKNEDMLSDVSTFSVQEQERRLKIAREEEDRARREAEKVDMWVRQESARMKVSIPEEKDAKTVIIKGRQNRRLNLVP
- the LOC104444201 gene encoding uncharacterized protein LOC104444201 isoform X2, translating into MAINKQSGRSTIWQCPLQERDYLLEIANIPRSASLSPIELLHIRHPRRHMHKDERRKRRGKGVSRSDLESQSWGKNEDMLSDVSTFSVQEQERRLKIAREEEDRARREAEKVDMWVRQESARMKVSIPEEKDAKNCQKEGTLLSIPQYRQQSLHRL
- the LOC104444201 gene encoding uncharacterized protein LOC104444201 isoform X3 — translated: MQERKSFNLDERRKRRGKGVSRSDLESQSWGKNEDMLSDVSTFSVQEQERRLKIAREEEDRARREAEKVDMWVRQESARMKVSIPEEKDAKFSYRKLLRMVNHEFPDLPDSIPVFRFQDNIMARENNVFLKDQCRSLYPWRHFYLCDDLGFFPS
- the LOC104444201 gene encoding uncharacterized protein LOC104444201 isoform X1 translates to MAINKQSGRSTIWQCPLQERDYLLEIANIPRSASLSPIELLHIRHPRRHMHKDERRKRRGKGVSRSDLESQSWGKNEDMLSDVSTFSVQEQERRLKIAREEEDRARREAEKVDMWVRQESARMKVSIPEEKDAKFSYRKLLRMVNHEFPDLPDSIPVFRFQDNIMARENNVFLKDQCRSLYPWRHFYLCDDLGFFPS